Proteins co-encoded in one Stenotrophomonas maltophilia genomic window:
- the phoR gene encoding phosphate regulon sensor histidine kinase PhoR has translation MPRHIRSAWLKTLATVAAVLLFAGLVGWFTGHLWLCIALGALATLAWHYWRLRSVLRRLTARQRWDTAEEGTGVWNELDRLLYRNQVEMRVRKRRLLDMLRSYRAAAAALPDAVVVLDRNSQRVQWFNEAATALLGLHHPGDLGEALVERLQPMPLAHWLAGGRNAEPILDVPSPVDPAIRLNLRLIPYSSDYWLLIARDVSKLLRLEQVRRDFVANVSHELRTPLTVVHGYLDMMDPEDFPGTGPMLEEMRKQSQRMAQLVEDLLTLSRLESQEHSEEETVAMQPMLATLRREAEAHSQGRHQISIDDLAGVDLQGSTKELHSAFSNLVTNAVRYTPAGGRIAVEFRREGDGAVLAVRDSGYGIPANHLPRLTERFYRVSSSRSRESGGTGLGLSIVKHILGLHHARLEIESEVGKGSVFSCHFDADHVRPRESAPLTTIEE, from the coding sequence ATGCCCCGCCACATCCGCTCTGCCTGGTTGAAGACCCTGGCCACCGTTGCCGCGGTACTGCTGTTCGCCGGACTGGTGGGATGGTTCACGGGCCACCTGTGGTTGTGCATCGCGCTGGGCGCACTGGCCACGCTGGCCTGGCATTACTGGCGCCTGCGCAGCGTGCTGCGCCGGCTGACCGCGCGCCAGCGCTGGGACACCGCCGAAGAAGGCACCGGTGTCTGGAACGAGCTGGACCGCCTGCTGTACCGCAACCAGGTGGAAATGCGCGTGCGCAAGCGCCGCCTGCTGGACATGCTGCGCAGCTACCGCGCCGCTGCCGCCGCGCTGCCCGATGCGGTGGTGGTGCTGGACCGCAACAGCCAGCGCGTGCAGTGGTTCAACGAAGCGGCCACCGCTCTGCTCGGCCTGCACCATCCGGGCGACCTCGGCGAGGCGCTGGTCGAACGCCTGCAGCCGATGCCGCTGGCGCATTGGCTGGCCGGCGGCCGCAATGCCGAGCCGATCCTGGACGTGCCCTCGCCGGTCGATCCGGCGATCCGCCTGAACCTGCGCCTGATTCCCTATTCCTCCGATTACTGGCTGCTGATCGCCCGCGATGTCAGCAAGCTGCTGCGCCTGGAGCAGGTGCGCCGCGACTTCGTGGCCAACGTTTCACATGAGCTGCGCACGCCGCTCACCGTGGTGCACGGCTACCTGGACATGATGGACCCGGAGGATTTCCCGGGCACAGGTCCGATGCTGGAAGAAATGCGCAAGCAGAGCCAACGCATGGCCCAGCTGGTGGAAGACCTGCTGACCCTGTCGCGGCTGGAATCGCAGGAACACAGCGAGGAGGAGACCGTGGCCATGCAGCCGATGCTGGCCACGCTGCGCCGCGAGGCCGAAGCGCACAGCCAGGGCCGCCACCAGATCAGCATCGACGATCTTGCCGGCGTCGACCTGCAGGGCTCGACCAAGGAACTGCACAGCGCCTTCTCCAACCTGGTCACCAACGCGGTGCGCTACACCCCGGCCGGCGGCCGCATTGCGGTCGAATTCCGCCGCGAAGGCGACGGCGCGGTGCTGGCGGTGCGCGACTCCGGCTATGGCATTCCGGCGAACCACCTGCCGCGCCTGACCGAACGCTTCTACCGTGTTTCCAGCAGCCGTTCGCGCGAGAGCGGCGGTACCGGCCTGGGCCTGTCGATCGTCAAGCACATCCTCGGCCTGCACCATGCGCGGCTGGAGATCGAAAGCGAAGTCGGCAAGGGCTCGGTGTTCTCCTGCCATTTCGATGCCGACCACGTGCGCCCACGTGAGTCCGCCCCCCTGACCACCATCGAAGAATGA
- the ppk1 gene encoding polyphosphate kinase 1: MSSLGSLPLPVSPDNDPLRDPALYINRELSQLDFNFRVLAQAMDPQVPLLERLRFMCISCTNLDEFFEIRAAAVRHAQEFGLPPAPDGMSPQAILNAIHERAAELVDQQYRCWNETLRPALMDAGIGVLGRHSWSDRQKRWLRAYFRNEIMPVLSPLGLDPAHPFPKILNKSLNIVVVLKGTDAFGRAGHLAIVRAPRSLPRIIQLPEKLGGSQNFVFLSSVLSTFVDELFPGMEVQGAYQFRVTRNSELVVDEEEVENLALALRDELVDRGYRPAVRLEIAHDMPREIVRTLLQNFGLTENAVYRIDGPVNLNRIIQLYDLIAQPDLKYPPMTPRTLRDSDGIFEIAARQDLLLHHPFDAFTAVLELIRQAAIDPNVLAIKQTLYRTGKDSLIVDALIQAARNGKDVTVVVELRARFDEEANLGLADRLQEAGVQVVYGVVGYKTHAKMLLIVRREGRKLRRYVHLGTGNYHSGTARAYTDISLITADADIGNDVHLLFQQLSGLASKMKLKRLLQSPFTLHSGILGRIERETRIAAAGRPARIIAKMNALNEPQVVRALYAASQAGVQIDLIIRGACTLRPGVPGVSDNIRVRSIVGRFLEHSRVYWFGNDGAPEMYCASADWLERNLLRRVETCFPILDPELAKRVYREVLQNYLDDNLNAWELDANGMYHKRAPAHDEAPHSAQMALMQGL, from the coding sequence ATGAGCAGCCTCGGATCCCTCCCCCTCCCCGTGAGCCCGGACAACGATCCGTTGCGCGACCCGGCGCTGTACATCAACCGCGAGCTGTCACAGCTGGATTTCAACTTCCGCGTGCTGGCCCAGGCGATGGACCCGCAGGTGCCGCTGCTGGAGCGCCTGCGCTTCATGTGCATCTCCTGCACCAACCTGGATGAATTCTTCGAGATCCGTGCCGCCGCCGTCCGCCATGCGCAGGAATTCGGCCTGCCGCCGGCGCCGGACGGGATGAGCCCGCAGGCCATCCTCAATGCCATCCACGAACGCGCCGCCGAACTGGTGGACCAGCAGTACCGCTGCTGGAACGAGACGCTGCGCCCGGCGCTGATGGACGCCGGCATCGGCGTGCTCGGCCGCCATTCCTGGAGCGATCGCCAGAAGCGCTGGCTGCGCGCCTACTTCCGCAACGAGATCATGCCGGTGCTGTCGCCGCTGGGCCTGGACCCGGCGCATCCGTTCCCGAAGATCCTCAACAAGTCGCTGAACATCGTGGTGGTGCTGAAGGGCACCGACGCGTTCGGCCGTGCCGGCCACCTGGCCATCGTGCGCGCGCCGCGCTCGCTGCCGCGCATCATCCAGCTGCCGGAGAAGCTGGGTGGCTCGCAGAACTTCGTATTCCTGTCCTCGGTGCTGTCCACCTTCGTCGACGAGCTGTTCCCGGGCATGGAAGTCCAGGGCGCCTACCAGTTCCGCGTCACCCGCAACTCCGAACTGGTGGTGGACGAGGAAGAAGTGGAGAACCTGGCGCTGGCGCTGCGCGATGAACTGGTCGATCGCGGCTACCGGCCAGCGGTGCGGCTGGAGATCGCGCACGACATGCCGCGCGAGATCGTGCGCACCCTGCTGCAGAATTTCGGCCTGACCGAGAACGCGGTGTACCGCATCGACGGCCCGGTCAACCTCAACCGCATCATCCAGCTGTACGACCTGATCGCGCAGCCGGACCTGAAGTATCCGCCGATGACCCCGCGCACCCTGCGCGACAGCGACGGCATCTTCGAGATCGCCGCGCGCCAGGACCTGCTGCTGCACCACCCGTTCGATGCCTTCACCGCAGTGCTGGAGCTGATCCGGCAGGCGGCGATCGATCCGAACGTGCTGGCGATCAAGCAGACCCTGTACCGCACCGGCAAGGATTCGCTCATTGTCGATGCGCTGATCCAGGCCGCGCGCAACGGCAAGGACGTGACCGTGGTGGTCGAACTGCGCGCGCGCTTCGACGAGGAAGCCAACCTCGGCCTGGCCGATCGCCTGCAGGAGGCCGGCGTGCAGGTGGTGTACGGCGTGGTCGGCTACAAGACCCACGCCAAGATGCTGCTGATCGTGCGCCGCGAGGGCCGCAAGCTGCGCCGCTACGTGCACCTGGGCACCGGCAACTACCACAGCGGTACCGCGCGCGCGTACACCGACATCAGCCTGATCACCGCCGACGCGGACATCGGCAATGACGTGCACCTGCTGTTCCAGCAGCTGTCCGGCCTGGCCTCGAAGATGAAGCTCAAGCGCCTGCTGCAGTCGCCCTTTACCCTGCACTCCGGCATCCTTGGCCGCATCGAGCGCGAAACCCGCATCGCCGCCGCCGGGCGCCCGGCGCGCATCATCGCCAAGATGAACGCCCTGAACGAACCGCAGGTGGTGCGTGCGCTGTACGCCGCCTCGCAGGCCGGCGTGCAGATCGACCTGATCATCCGCGGCGCCTGCACCCTGCGCCCGGGCGTGCCGGGCGTGTCGGACAACATCCGCGTGCGTTCGATCGTCGGCCGCTTCCTCGAGCACAGCCGCGTCTACTGGTTCGGCAATGACGGCGCGCCGGAGATGTACTGCGCCAGCGCCGACTGGCTGGAACGCAACCTGCTGCGCCGGGTGGAAACCTGCTTCCCGATCCTGGACCCGGAACTGGCCAAGCGGGTGTACCGCGAGGTACTGCAGAACTACCTGGACGACAACCTCAACGCGTGGGAGCTCGATGCCAACGGCATGTACCACAAGCGCGCCCCGGCCCATGACGAGGCGCCGCACTCGGCCCAGATGGCGTTGATGCAGGGGCTGTGA
- a CDS encoding transposase, producing MAKQITQGMRDEAVRLVVVEGQTVRDVCQLMDVGPTALRRWIEQWRRKHDPQAEAPPVDAQVRIAELEAQNRRLKEERDLLKKSIAFFIRDSDHRNR from the coding sequence ATGGCAAAACAGATCACTCAGGGCATGAGGGATGAGGCGGTTCGCCTTGTCGTTGTGGAGGGGCAGACAGTCAGGGACGTCTGCCAGCTGATGGATGTCGGCCCGACGGCGCTGAGGCGCTGGATCGAGCAATGGCGGCGAAAGCATGACCCTCAGGCCGAGGCACCGCCGGTGGATGCCCAGGTCAGAATCGCCGAGCTGGAGGCCCAGAATCGCAGGCTCAAGGAGGAGCGCGACCTGCTAAAAAAATCCATCGCCTTCTTCATTCGGGACAGCGATCACCGGAACAGGTGA
- a CDS encoding IS3 family transposase, producing MIQELGKVAPIRLVCQLMDYPRSSYYAWLHREPRIDRALLAQVDLVRRIHQSHRGSCGSRKMARELTNCGLPMGRYRARTLMRRAGVRARQHRRHKYHSLGPQALTAPNVLERQFNPAAPNQVWAGDITYIPTQQGWLYLAIVVDLFARRIVGWAHSHEGDAWLAVRALRGALKQRRPNGRLLFHSDQGRQYTSHAMAEILRDNGITQSMSRKGNCWDNAVVERVFATLKGEWLYSKYPTRQEAAADIEQFVDWYNHRRLHSANGLVPPALCEEQVA from the coding sequence GTGATCCAGGAATTGGGGAAGGTCGCTCCGATCCGGTTGGTGTGTCAGTTGATGGACTATCCCCGTAGCAGCTACTACGCCTGGCTGCACCGGGAGCCCCGGATTGACCGGGCGCTGCTGGCCCAGGTTGATCTGGTTCGTCGCATTCATCAGTCCCATCGGGGGAGCTGTGGCTCTCGCAAGATGGCCAGGGAGCTGACCAACTGCGGCCTACCCATGGGGCGCTACCGCGCCCGGACGCTGATGCGCCGAGCCGGTGTCAGGGCGCGACAGCACCGGCGGCACAAGTACCACAGCCTTGGGCCGCAGGCACTGACGGCGCCCAACGTGTTGGAACGCCAATTCAACCCGGCGGCCCCCAACCAGGTCTGGGCAGGGGATATCACCTACATCCCGACCCAGCAAGGCTGGCTCTATCTGGCCATCGTGGTGGATCTGTTTGCCCGCCGGATCGTGGGCTGGGCTCACTCTCACGAAGGGGATGCCTGGCTGGCCGTCAGAGCCCTGCGCGGGGCGCTGAAACAGCGTCGTCCCAACGGGCGACTACTTTTCCACTCGGATCAAGGTCGGCAGTACACCAGCCATGCCATGGCCGAAATCCTGCGTGACAACGGCATCACCCAGAGCATGAGCCGGAAGGGCAACTGCTGGGACAACGCGGTGGTGGAACGGGTTTTCGCCACCCTCAAAGGGGAATGGCTTTACTCCAAATACCCCACTCGACAGGAGGCGGCAGCAGACATCGAGCAGTTCGTGGACTGGTACAACCACCGTCGGCTACACAGTGCCAACGGCCTTGTGCCACCTGCGCTTTGTGAAGAGCAGGTGGCCTGA
- the ppx gene encoding exopolyphosphatase produces MPHTTTTPPALQDGDLLAAIDLGSNSFHMVIARYTLGQLRVIDRLRETVRMADGLDGKGGLSAAARQRALECLARFGQRIRNVPPHRVRALATNTVRQLRSPQSFLVPAETALGHAIEVVSGREEARLIYLGVAHAQPPKPGQRRLVIDIGGGSTEFIIGMGMQTLERESLQAGCIASTRRFFPGGKLSRKRWKDALAEIGREFQPFASKYRALGWQEALGSSGTHKAISEICATMKLSKGAITAEALPQLRDELLKAKKIDDIQLPGLSSDRRPIIAGGILVLEAAFQALGLQKLLVSKAAMREGILYDIVGRAGDNDLREESVAALSQRYGIDAVQADRVQDTALSLLEQVQERWALDADDARMLGWAARLHELGLMIAHSGYHVHGSYVLEHSDIAGFSRQEQQMLAALVRSHRRSVPKTAFDALPERLLLTARRLAALLRLAVLLNRAHEDDPLPALELTADDNRLSLIVPQAFIDARPLLRADLIGENDGLAGLGIQFRPFVA; encoded by the coding sequence ATGCCGCATACCACCACGACTCCGCCCGCATTGCAGGATGGCGACCTGCTGGCCGCCATCGACCTTGGCTCCAACAGTTTCCACATGGTCATCGCGCGCTACACGCTCGGCCAGCTGCGGGTGATCGACCGCCTGCGCGAAACGGTGCGCATGGCCGACGGCCTGGACGGCAAGGGCGGCCTCTCCGCTGCGGCCCGGCAGCGTGCGCTGGAGTGCCTGGCGCGCTTCGGCCAGCGCATCCGCAATGTACCGCCGCACCGGGTCCGCGCGCTGGCCACCAACACCGTGCGCCAGCTGCGCTCGCCGCAATCGTTCCTGGTCCCGGCCGAGACCGCGCTGGGGCACGCCATCGAAGTGGTCAGCGGCCGCGAAGAAGCGCGCCTGATCTACCTCGGCGTAGCGCATGCGCAGCCGCCCAAGCCGGGCCAGCGCCGGCTGGTGATCGACATCGGCGGCGGCTCGACCGAATTCATCATCGGCATGGGCATGCAGACCCTGGAACGAGAGAGCCTGCAGGCCGGCTGCATCGCCAGCACGCGTCGCTTCTTCCCGGGCGGCAAGCTCAGCCGCAAGCGCTGGAAGGACGCGCTGGCCGAGATCGGCCGCGAGTTCCAGCCCTTCGCCAGCAAATACCGCGCGCTGGGCTGGCAGGAGGCGCTGGGGTCGTCGGGCACGCACAAGGCGATCAGCGAGATCTGCGCGACGATGAAGCTGAGCAAGGGCGCGATCACCGCTGAAGCGCTGCCGCAGCTGCGCGACGAACTGCTGAAAGCCAAGAAGATCGACGACATCCAGTTGCCAGGCCTGTCCAGCGATCGTCGCCCGATCATCGCCGGCGGCATCCTGGTGCTGGAAGCCGCTTTCCAGGCGCTGGGCCTGCAGAAGCTGCTGGTCAGCAAGGCGGCGATGCGCGAAGGCATCCTCTATGACATCGTCGGCCGTGCCGGCGACAACGATCTGCGCGAGGAGTCGGTGGCTGCGCTCAGCCAGCGCTATGGCATCGACGCCGTACAGGCCGACCGCGTGCAAGACACCGCGCTGTCGCTGCTGGAGCAGGTGCAGGAGCGCTGGGCCCTGGATGCCGACGACGCACGCATGCTCGGCTGGGCCGCGCGCCTGCACGAGCTGGGCCTGATGATCGCGCACAGCGGCTACCACGTGCATGGCAGCTACGTGCTGGAGCACTCGGACATTGCTGGCTTCTCGCGGCAGGAGCAGCAGATGCTGGCCGCGCTGGTGCGCAGCCATCGCCGCAGCGTGCCCAAGACCGCGTTCGATGCCCTGCCCGAGCGCCTGCTGCTGACCGCACGCCGGCTGGCGGCCCTGCTGCGGCTGGCGGTGCTGCTCAACCGCGCGCATGAAGACGACCCGCTGCCGGCGCTGGAACTGACCGCCGACGACAACCGGCTGTCGCTGATCGTGCCGCAGGCGTTCATCGATGCCCGCCCGCTGCTGCGCGCCGACCTGATCGGCGAGAACGATGGCCTGGCCGGGCTGGGCATCCAGTTCCGCCCCTTCGTTGCCTGA
- a CDS encoding TonB-dependent receptor domain-containing protein, whose translation MTSRTTALGQAIRYALATTAALAALPAFAQDGSNANPTNLDRIEITGSRIRQVDVETAQPVFAITRTAIEQQGFSSVADILQNVTAMGSPAISRANALTAGENAGGSYIDMRNLGTQRTLVLINGKRLGISTSGYQDISTIPVSAVERIEVLKDGASAIYGSDAMSGVVNIITRSNVTGVTANVYHGQFSQGDGARDRFDVVAGWSNDRISLTVAAEHAEEKAVWAKDRGFSAYGLTDRHADNLTNWATISQYGQFTGVKGRPGCTSSSGCNYSLNRGTDPTNPANYHITDPTGFTGDVSNSNDQMHLNFPLKRDSVYFDGRFKITDNVNFRTELGYNKRKAVRQIAGYPLQSSTAGVGSMSIDSYFNPFGRQHGYATPTAVAWNRRTWEVPRVTTSELKTYRAVASFDGSFEIGSRYFDWEAGYQYNRNELETIATGNLHKARVAGGVGPSFYNAATGKVQCGTAAAPISYDVCKPWNPLVPYGTIDPNGIDGNADLQAWLFPPEVTTGKTTSKNFFANIAGSIVTLPAGDLGFAFGVESRKETGEYRPDPLAQTGATTNLAAGPTGGGYKVNEAYLEINVPVLADLPGAKELTFNGATRFSDYDTFGNTLNSKFGFKWKPFDQLLVRGTWAEGFRAPTISDLYGGGSQTFAQFSDPCDVQFGSSRTSAEVRARCARDIANAATFRQLRQGNQPVATSVDATPVPFVSGSNPSLTPETSTSKTLGLVWSPSFIKNFNASLDWWKIRIDNTIVADSPTQILIDCYEQGIDARCQRFTRDKSTGPTAGIVDTLQFGSRNAGFMETEGYDLDLNYRLETSVGKFNAGWATTYVSKSEFRSTNDSTVVPTVSNGIGSNFRVRSNLVLGWDLGNFGVSWTARYYSGVKEQCVDIRAYPDECSDPGVYAPWYKGARNYNERGSVTFHDVQFRYSLPWDATVSVGANNVFEKTGPIMYTKPNSAFSYYGGYDIGRFVYMKYQQRF comes from the coding sequence ATGACTTCACGCACCACCGCACTGGGGCAGGCCATCCGCTACGCCCTGGCTACCACTGCAGCGCTGGCCGCCCTGCCCGCCTTTGCCCAGGACGGCAGCAACGCCAACCCGACCAACCTCGACCGCATCGAGATCACCGGCTCGCGCATCCGCCAGGTGGACGTGGAAACCGCGCAGCCGGTGTTCGCGATCACCCGCACCGCCATCGAGCAGCAGGGCTTCAGCTCGGTCGCCGACATCCTGCAGAACGTCACCGCGATGGGCAGCCCGGCGATCAGCCGCGCCAACGCGCTGACCGCAGGTGAGAACGCGGGCGGTTCGTACATCGACATGCGCAACCTGGGCACCCAGCGCACGCTGGTGCTGATCAACGGCAAGCGCCTGGGCATCAGCACCTCGGGTTACCAGGACATCTCCACGATTCCGGTGTCGGCGGTGGAGCGCATCGAAGTGCTGAAGGATGGCGCGTCGGCCATCTACGGTTCCGATGCCATGTCCGGCGTGGTCAACATCATCACCCGCTCCAATGTCACCGGTGTGACCGCCAACGTCTACCACGGCCAGTTCAGCCAGGGCGACGGCGCGCGCGACCGCTTCGACGTGGTGGCGGGCTGGAGCAATGACCGCATCTCGCTGACTGTCGCGGCCGAACATGCCGAAGAAAAGGCCGTGTGGGCCAAGGACCGTGGCTTCAGCGCCTACGGCCTGACCGACCGCCATGCCGACAACCTGACCAACTGGGCCACCATCAGCCAGTACGGCCAGTTCACCGGCGTGAAGGGCCGCCCGGGCTGCACGTCGAGCAGCGGCTGCAACTACTCGCTCAACCGCGGTACCGACCCGACCAACCCGGCCAATTACCACATCACCGATCCGACCGGGTTCACCGGCGACGTCAGCAACAGCAACGACCAGATGCACCTGAACTTCCCGCTCAAGCGTGATTCGGTGTACTTCGACGGCCGCTTCAAGATCACCGACAACGTCAACTTCCGCACCGAGCTGGGCTACAACAAGCGCAAGGCCGTGCGCCAGATCGCCGGCTACCCGCTGCAGTCGAGCACCGCCGGCGTGGGTTCGATGTCGATCGACAGCTACTTCAACCCGTTCGGCCGCCAGCACGGCTACGCCACCCCGACCGCCGTGGCCTGGAACCGCCGCACCTGGGAAGTGCCGCGCGTGACCACCAGCGAGCTGAAGACCTACCGCGCGGTGGCTTCGTTCGACGGTTCGTTCGAGATCGGCAGCCGCTACTTCGATTGGGAAGCGGGCTACCAGTACAACCGCAACGAGCTGGAAACCATCGCCACCGGCAACCTGCACAAGGCGCGCGTCGCCGGCGGCGTCGGCCCGTCGTTCTACAATGCAGCCACCGGCAAGGTCCAGTGCGGTACCGCTGCCGCGCCGATCTCCTATGACGTGTGCAAGCCGTGGAACCCGCTGGTGCCGTACGGCACGATCGATCCGAACGGCATCGACGGCAACGCCGACCTGCAGGCCTGGCTGTTCCCGCCGGAAGTCACCACCGGCAAGACCACCAGCAAGAACTTCTTCGCCAACATCGCCGGTTCCATCGTGACCCTGCCGGCCGGCGATCTGGGCTTCGCCTTCGGTGTGGAAAGCCGCAAGGAAACCGGTGAGTACCGTCCGGATCCGCTGGCGCAGACCGGTGCCACCACCAACCTGGCCGCTGGCCCGACCGGTGGCGGCTACAAGGTCAATGAGGCGTACCTGGAAATCAACGTGCCGGTGCTGGCGGATCTGCCGGGTGCGAAGGAACTGACCTTCAACGGCGCTACCCGCTTCTCCGACTACGACACCTTCGGCAACACGCTCAACAGCAAGTTCGGCTTCAAGTGGAAGCCGTTCGACCAGCTGCTGGTCCGTGGTACCTGGGCAGAAGGCTTCCGCGCCCCGACCATCAGCGATCTGTACGGTGGTGGCTCGCAGACCTTCGCCCAGTTCAGCGATCCCTGCGACGTGCAGTTCGGCTCCTCGCGCACCAGCGCCGAAGTGCGTGCACGCTGTGCCCGTGACATCGCCAACGCTGCAACCTTCCGCCAGCTGCGCCAGGGCAACCAGCCGGTCGCCACCTCGGTGGACGCGACGCCGGTGCCGTTCGTGTCCGGCTCCAACCCGAGCCTGACCCCGGAAACCTCGACCAGCAAGACGCTGGGCCTGGTCTGGAGCCCGAGCTTCATCAAGAACTTCAACGCCTCGCTGGACTGGTGGAAGATCCGCATCGACAACACCATCGTTGCCGACAGCCCGACCCAGATCCTGATCGACTGCTACGAGCAGGGCATTGATGCACGCTGCCAGCGCTTCACCCGTGACAAGTCGACCGGCCCGACCGCCGGCATCGTCGATACCCTGCAGTTCGGCAGCCGCAATGCCGGCTTCATGGAAACCGAAGGCTACGACCTGGACCTGAACTACCGCCTGGAAACCAGCGTCGGCAAGTTCAACGCCGGTTGGGCCACCACCTATGTCAGCAAGAGCGAGTTCCGCTCGACCAACGACAGCACGGTGGTGCCGACCGTCTCCAACGGCATCGGCAGCAACTTCCGCGTCCGTTCGAACCTGGTGCTGGGCTGGGATCTGGGCAACTTCGGCGTCAGCTGGACCGCGCGCTACTACTCCGGCGTGAAGGAACAGTGCGTGGACATCCGTGCCTATCCGGACGAGTGCTCCGATCCGGGCGTGTACGCCCCGTGGTACAAGGGTGCACGCAACTACAACGAGCGTGGTTCGGTCACCTTCCACGACGTGCAGTTCCGTTACTCGCTGCCGTGGGACGCCACCGTTTCGGTCGGTGCCAACAACGTGTTCGAGAAGACCGGCCCGATCATGTACACCAAGCCGAATTCGGCCTTCTCGTACTACGGCGGCTACGACATCGGTCGCTTCGTCTACATGAAGTACCAGCAGCGCTTCTGA
- a CDS encoding glycosyltransferase family 4 protein: MRYAIVTETYPPEVNGVALTVQGLEQGLRAAGHEIDLVRPRQASEALDSAPGTLLVPGAALPRYPGLRFGLPAPIRLGRHWQQQRPDAVYVATEGPLGWSALRTARRLGIPVASGFHTRFDEYLPDYGVAWLQAAAMRWMRRFHNQADATLVPTRELQQFLGEQGFERVRLLARAVDSQQFDPGRRDPALREEWGVDGNGLVAIYVGRIAAEKNLGLAVKAFRRLQQIRPKARFVWVGDGPAREKLAHENPDFIFCGIQRGDALARHFASGDLFLFPSRSETFGNVTLESMASGVATVAFDYGAAREYLRTDENGAAVDSDEQFIDAAVQLAGDDAQRRELGSNAARAMKRLHPQQVVAEFDALLAELAQSRRSGHAHHAA, encoded by the coding sequence ATGCGCTATGCCATCGTCACCGAGACCTATCCGCCGGAAGTAAACGGCGTTGCCCTTACCGTGCAGGGGCTGGAACAGGGACTGCGCGCGGCCGGGCACGAGATCGACCTGGTACGCCCCCGCCAGGCCAGCGAAGCGCTCGATTCGGCGCCGGGCACCCTGCTGGTACCGGGCGCGGCGCTGCCCCGTTACCCGGGCCTGCGCTTCGGCCTGCCGGCGCCGATCCGGCTCGGTCGGCACTGGCAGCAGCAACGCCCCGATGCGGTCTACGTTGCCACCGAAGGCCCGCTGGGCTGGTCGGCGCTGCGCACCGCGCGCCGCCTGGGCATTCCGGTTGCCAGCGGCTTCCACACGCGCTTCGACGAATACCTTCCCGATTACGGCGTAGCCTGGCTGCAGGCCGCGGCGATGCGCTGGATGCGGCGCTTCCACAACCAGGCCGATGCCACCCTGGTGCCGACCCGCGAACTGCAGCAGTTCCTCGGCGAACAGGGTTTCGAGCGGGTGCGCCTGCTGGCCCGCGCGGTCGACAGCCAGCAGTTCGATCCGGGCCGGCGCGATCCCGCGCTGCGCGAAGAATGGGGCGTGGATGGCAACGGCCTGGTGGCCATCTATGTGGGCCGCATTGCCGCCGAAAAGAATCTGGGTCTTGCGGTGAAAGCGTTCCGCCGCCTGCAGCAGATCCGGCCGAAGGCGCGCTTCGTCTGGGTCGGCGATGGCCCCGCCCGCGAGAAGCTGGCGCATGAGAACCCCGACTTCATCTTCTGTGGCATCCAGCGCGGCGATGCCCTGGCCCGGCACTTCGCCAGCGGCGACCTGTTCCTGTTCCCCAGCCGCAGCGAGACCTTTGGCAACGTGACTCTGGAAAGCATGGCCAGCGGTGTGGCAACGGTGGCCTTCGATTACGGTGCCGCGCGCGAGTACCTGCGTACCGACGAGAACGGCGCGGCGGTGGACAGCGATGAGCAGTTCATCGACGCCGCCGTGCAGCTGGCGGGCGATGATGCGCAACGGCGCGAGCTCGGCAGCAACGCCGCACGTGCGATGAAGCGACTGCATCCCCAGCAGGTAGTGGCCGAGTTCGATGCCCTGCTGGCCGAACTGGCCCAGTCGCGGAGGAGCGGTCATGCGCACCACGCCGCTTGA
- a CDS encoding phosphatase PAP2 family protein produces the protein MRTTPLELLAGREARLCRRANHYCRRRRVRRLFAVISRLGDGVFWYVLMGALLLIDGFDGLRASVHMAATGLAALLLYKGLKRWTRRPRPYAADLRIRAWVAPLDEFSFPSGHTLHAVSFTIVALAYYPWLAPLLVPFTCGVALSRVVLGLHYPSDVLAATGIAIGLASASLAWLPLPV, from the coding sequence ATGCGCACCACGCCGCTTGAACTGCTGGCCGGTCGCGAAGCGCGCCTGTGCCGGCGAGCCAACCATTATTGCCGGCGCCGCCGCGTGCGTCGCCTGTTCGCGGTGATCAGCCGGCTCGGCGATGGCGTGTTCTGGTACGTGCTGATGGGTGCACTGCTGCTGATCGATGGCTTTGACGGCCTGCGCGCGTCGGTGCACATGGCCGCCACCGGGCTGGCTGCGCTGCTGCTGTACAAGGGCCTCAAGCGTTGGACCCGACGTCCCCGCCCGTACGCGGCCGACCTGCGCATCCGCGCCTGGGTGGCGCCGCTGGACGAGTTCAGCTTCCCCTCCGGGCACACGCTGCACGCGGTGTCGTTCACCATCGTCGCACTGGCCTACTACCCGTGGCTGGCGCCGCTGCTGGTGCCGTTCACCTGCGGCGTGGCCCTGTCGCGCGTGGTACTGGGGCTGCATTACCCCAGCGATGTGCTGGCCGCCACCGGCATCGCCATCGGGCTGGCCTCGGCCAGCCTGGCCTGGTTGCCGCTGCCGGTGTAG